A genomic window from Camelina sativa cultivar DH55 chromosome 2, Cs, whole genome shotgun sequence includes:
- the LOC104719117 gene encoding dirigent protein 13-like: MAKQIYKQVLSSFIFLSVLLYQSNTVSSFRKPFDLAKPCKRFVVHLHNVAYDGDNTANATSAAIVNPIGFGDFNFGKFIIMDNPVTMDENYLSKPVARVQGFFFYHGKSKYDTWLSWSVVFNSTKHKGASNIMGENPFMEPTRDLPVVGGTGDFIMTRGIATFTTDHIDGNKYFRIKMDIKLYECYY, translated from the coding sequence ATGGCAAAACAAATATACAAACAAGTATTATCatccttcatcttcttgtcTGTTTTACTTTACCAATCCAATACCGTCTCATCTTTCCGAAAACCATTCGACCTAGCAAAACCATGCAAGCGTTTCGTCGTCCACCTCCATAACGTTGCTTATGATGGTGATAACACGGCCAATGCCACCTCAGCAGCAATCGTGAACCCTATAGGATTCGGAGACTTCAATTTTGGGAAGTTTATAATAATGGACAACCCTGTGACAATGGATGAGAACTATCTCTCCAAACCGGTGGCTCGTGTTcaaggcttcttcttctaccacGGTAAGTCGAAATACGACACTTGGCTCTCTTGGTCAGTAGTATTTAATTCAACAAAACACAAAGGGGCATCGAACATAATGGGGGAAAATCCGTTTATGGAGCCGACCAGAGACTTACCGGTCGTTGGTGGGACTGGCGATTTCATCATGACTCGTGGGATCGCTACGTTCACGACCGATCACATTGATGGCAATAAGTACTTCCGTATCAAAATGGATATTAAACTCTATGAATGTTACTACTAA